The Puntigrus tetrazona isolate hp1 chromosome 19, ASM1883169v1, whole genome shotgun sequence genome has a segment encoding these proteins:
- the LOC122323333 gene encoding zinc finger protein 687b-like, with protein sequence MGDMKTPDFDDLLAAFDIPDIDAKEAIQSAPDEVEGHQGAGGGSLIKAGDTSVGGSSALRSPSPSTDSQNDPSIVSVIVKNRVRPEPFDGGDSSVPDPLNHNGFVSSGGSVHMSQSRSQPNGEQWPICSSKAIPETAGALGSSGTSKQSTNIFNKLKPLMAQGAGDSVGRARKMQLLQQQHMQQEMNLEATDKAKAPAIPSGTSGAASPFFPPPKPLLSTPSTASSSSPSSSSPSVGSRVSGAVASSPLATSLTEPFNGSPRLSSSAFRQVDSDEEDSDPDSGGSLVIHESPDSPTPPKLSRRLRSPPENSQSPSLPPSTSISPSAYPKPGDIPLASPASPRAQQNWLSAPVQSGTGKSLPQEERNPEHVIEERDSPESPEPEMPKSSMPTSAVTKRSCSPAAASSSPSASLREPKEEEEEMEVDKGSAENGQDVANTDGKDGGKRDGEKMEVDGAQSIPVDAESPSTGGKALPGGNAPSRPLKVRIKTIKTSTGGITRTVTRVAGKGGTANADKDGKAQTGGRAGPAKGAKKNDSQVVKCSTLPVSTLEASSAMIAAASKVQNKMAMQADKTKVSATAVSITKATTLPVAPAVGGISVRPTVGKTANGGTVPCKPASIVNSTGAVISRSQSSLVEAFNKILNSKNLLPSYRPDLSTPPPPEWGLPMPAAGYRCLECGDAFALERSLARHYDRRSLRIEVTCNHCAKRLAFFNKCSLLLHAREHKERGLVMQCSHLVMRPVTVEQMIGQQDTTPIGMLSPSLSSPPLSSSTTPTGTTSVPSTSSPLKDSPSPGTASTQPSPARRGPQSPQALMPLPCKKGEALQYHNFKCPECQAQFSSKAELVTHFQQIRATPNSTCMLCSPPMMLPNWCSVSAHQRIHKHRAPHVCPECGGTARQATFQTHLEESCLHFARRIGYRCSSCQVVFGGLNSIKSHIQTAHCEVFHKCPNCPMAFKSAQSAQGHITSQHPALTAAQAKMIYKCVMCDTVFTQKPLLYMHFDTHLAKQKVHVFKCPDCTKLYAQKGSMMEHIKTAHRGLSVKAEAPPTTSSPVSAPSSNSTSKPKPTENNSDELSQGQGDEDEEGEEEEGEHEGEEREEGEEEENEEEDQVSSPESGSMEWRCKECKKRFAEKEEYIDHLMKKFPCRLCERSFSSANSLRRHVRIIHEGVKRVFRCPHCSEGKRTFSSRLILEKHIRVRHGIRARQTTDRPNAPNTRKRSLPGEGAGSSSELDNEGGAPPAGGGADTDDAAGEDASGPAKRTRASDNRPLEQEEDDGTFRCTPCGFTTQDWEEFQRHIPVHCDAENSPQQCLQCGACFASAGSLSRHKFITHRLRQGQHDNRGGNASPGASPQDGSPSSPKAGEEGEGGVSCRVCGRRFDKASDLNTHFRTHGMAFITARRTDKPL encoded by the exons ATGGGGGACATGAAAACCCCCGATTTTGATGACCTGTTGGCAGCTTTTGACATTCCTGACATTGATGCCAAAGAAGCTATTCAGTCCGCCCCGGATGAGGTGGAGGGGCATCAAGGAGCAGGCGGAGGATCGCTCATAAAGGCTGGTGATACTTCAGTAGGAGGAAGTTCAGCCTTAAGATCACCCAGCCCATCCACAGATTCTCAGAACGACCCATCTATTGTGAGTGTGATTGTGAAGAACCGTGTTCGCCCTGAGCCATTTGATGGTGGCGACAGCTCGGTACCAGACCCATTAAACCATAATGGATTTGTGTCATCCGGCGGGTCAGTGCATATGTCTCAATCCCGGAGCCAGCCGAATGGAGAGCAGTGGCCCATATGCAGCTCAAAGGCGATTCCAGAGACTGCAGGAGCGCTTGGATCTTCAGGCACTTCCAAACAGAGCACCAACATCTTCAATAAGCTTAAGCCCTTAATGGCACAAGGTGCTGGAGACTCCGTCGGAAGGGCCCGGAAAATGCAGCTTCTGCAACAGCAACATATGCAGCAGGAGATGAACCTAGAAGCTACAGACAAAGCAAAAGCTCCTGCGATTCCTAGTGGGACGAGTGGAGCAGCATCTCCTTTCTTTCCCCCACCTAAACCACTTCTTTCCACTCCCTCTACAGCTTCGTCTTCCTCACCGTCTTCGTCCTCTCCATCGGTTGGTTCCCGTGTTTCCGGGGCTGTGGCATCGTCTCCGCTGGCTACTTCTCTTACGGAGCCATTTAACGGATCGCCACGTCTTAGTTCGTCGGCTTTCAGACAAGTAGATTCAGATGAGGAGGATTCGGATCCTGATTCAGGAGGATCTCTGGTCATCCATGAGAGTCCAGACTCTCCCACTCCACCGAAATTATCACGTCGGCTAAG GTCACCTCCAGAAAATTCACAGTCTCCTTCTCTCCCTCCTTCGACGTCCATATCGCCCAGCGCTTACCCCAAACCAGGTGACATTCCCTTGGCGTCACCTGCTTCACCTCGAGCTCAACAGAACTGGCTTTCCGCACCAGTCCAATCAGGAACCGGAAAGAGTTTACCCCAAGAAGAGCGAAACCCAGAACATGTGATAGAAGAACGAGACTCACCAGAGAGCCCCGAGCCAGAGATGCCCAAGTCCTCCATGCCAACATCTGCAGTTACCAAAAGATCATGCAGTCCAGCAGCTGCCTCTTCATCACCTTCTGCTTCCCTAAGAGAACctaaagaggaagaagaggagatgGAGGTAGACAAAGGTTCAGCAGAGAATGGACAAGATGTAGCTAACACAGATGGTAAGGATGGCGGAAAAAGGGATGGAGAGAAAATGGAGGTAGATGGAGCACAATCCATTCCAGTAGATGCCGAATCACCGAGCACTGGTGGCAAAGCTTTACCTGGTGGAAATGCTCCCTCCAGACCTCTTAAGGTCCGTATCAAGACTATTAAGACGTCAACAGGAGGTATTACACGCACTGTCACCCGAGTTGCTGGTAAGGGAGGCACTGCCAATGCAGACAAAGATGGTAAAGCCCAGACGGGCGGTCGAGCTGGCCCTGCAAAAGGCgccaaaaaaaatgacagtcaaGTAGTAAAATGCTCAACCTTACCAGTATCTACTCTAGAAGCCAGCAGTGCCATGATTGCCGCAGCCAGCAAGGTCCAAAACAAAATGGCCATGCAAGCTGATAAAACAAAAGTCTCTGCCACAGCTGTGAGCATCACGAAAGCCACCACTTTACCAGTCGCACCAGCCGTTGGCGGGATAAGCGTGCGGCCTACGGTCGGTAAAACCGCCAATGGAGGCACCGTGCCGTGTAAACCAGCATCTATTGTCAACAGCACCGGTGCTGTTATTTCCCGTAGCCAGTCTAGTCTAGTTGAGGCTTTCAACAAGATCCTGAACAGCAAGAACCTGCTGCCCAGCTACCGTCCGGATctctcgaccccgccaccccctGAATGGGGTCTTCCTATGCCTGCTGCTGGCTACCGCTGCTTGGAGTGCGGAGATGCTTTTGCTTTGGAGCGCAGCCTGGCGCGACACTATGACCGGCGCTCTTTGAGAATTGAAGTGACGTGCAATCACTGTGCGAAGCGGCTAGCTTTCTTCAACAAATGCAGCCTGTTGTTACATGCTCGCGAGCACAAGGAACGAGGCCTGGTCATGCAGTGCTCGCATTTGGTTATGAGACCAGTTACAGTGGAGCAGATGATCGGCCAGCAAGACACCACTCCTATTG GTATGCTCTCTCCATCACTCTCCTCTCCACCCCTGTCATCCTCCACCACTCCGACAGGGACCACTTCTGTACCGTCCACTTCCAGTCCACTGAAGGACTCTCCTTCTCCAGGCACTGCTTCAACCCAGCCCAGCCCTGCTCGCCGTGGACCCCAGAGTCCCCAGGCCCTGATGCCACTGCCCTGCAAGAAGGGCGAAGCCCTGCAATACCACAACTTCAAGTGTCCTGAATGTCAAGCCCAGTTTTCAAGCAAGGCTGAATTAGTGACCCATTTCCAGCAGATCCGAGCTACTCCTAATTCG ACGTGTATGCTTTGTTCTCCCCCCATGATGCTGCCTAACTGGTGCAGTGTTTCAGCCCATCAGCGGATCCATAAGCACCGTGCACCCCACGTGTGTCCAGAGTGTGGAGGCACTGCTCGTCAGGCCACGTTTCAGACCCATCTGGAAGAGTCTTGCCTGCACTTTGCCAGGCGCATCGGCTACAG GTGCTCCAGCTGTCAGGTTGTGTTCGGAGGGTTGAACTCCATCAAGTCCCACATTCAAACAGCTCACTGCGAGGTGTTTCATAAGTGCCCCAATTGCCCGATGGCCTTCAAATCTGCCCAGAGTGCCCAGGGGCACATCACTTCCCAGCATCCCGCCCTCACAGCTGCCCAAGCTAA GATGATCTACAAGTGTGTCATGTGTGACACAGTGTTCACCCAGAAACCTTTGCTCTACATGCATTTTGACACTCACCTGGCCAAACAGAAGGTGCATGTGTTCAAATGTCCAGACTGCACTAAACTTTATGCCCAGAAAGGGTCCATGATGGAACACATCAAG ACTGCTCATAGAGGCCTGTCTGTCAAAGCTGAGGCTCCGCCCACCACCTCATCTCCGGTCTCGGCTCCCTCCAGCAATTCCACCTCTAAACCTAAACCCACAGAAAACAATTCGGATGAGCTGAGCCAGGGACAGggggatgaggatgaggagggggaagaggaggagggagagcatgaaggggaagagagagaagaaggggaagaggaggagaatgAGGAGGAAGATCAGGTGAGCTCGCCAGAAAGCGGGAGTATGGAGTGGAGGTGTAAAGAGTGCAAGAAACGCTTCGCTGAGAAAGAGGAGTACATCGACCAC ttaaTGAAGAAGTTCCCCTGCAGACTGTGTGAACGCTCGTTCAGTTCAGCCAACAGCCTTCGTCGGCATGTCCGAATAATACATGAGGGCGTCAAGAGGGTCTTCCGCTGCCC GCACTGCTCAGAGGGCAAGCGCACGTTCAGTAGTCGCCTGATTTTGGAGAAGCACATTCGGGTCAGACATGGCATCAGAGCTCGACAGACAACGGACAGACCG AATGCTCCAAACACCAGAAAGCGCTCTCTCCCGGGCGAAGGGGCGGGCAGCTCGTCCGAGCTCGACAACGAGGGCGGAGCTCCACCAGCCGGGGGCGGCGCCGATACCGATGACGCCGCGGGAGAAGACGCCTCGGGCCCAGCCAAAAGAACTCGAGCGTCTGATAACCGGCCGCTCGAGCAGGAAGAAGACGACGGCACGTTCCGCTGCACCCCCTGCGGCTTCACCACGCAGGATTGGGAAGAGTTCCAGCGCCACATTCCCGTCCACTGTGACGCGGAGAACTCGCCTCAGCAGTGCCTGCAGTGCGGTGCCTGCTTCGCCTCGGCCGGCTCGCTCAGCCGACACAAATTCATCACGCACCGTTTACGCCAAGGTCAGCATGACAATCGGGGCGGAAACGCATCACCTGGCGCGTCGCCGCAGGACGGCTCGCCGTCCTCACCTAAAGCGGGCGAGGAGGGGGAGGGAGGGGTCAGCTGCAGGGTGTGCGGCCGGCGCTTCGACAAGGCCTCGGACCTTAACACGCACTTCCGCACGCACGGCATGGCCTTCATCACGGCACGAAGGACCGACAAGCCCTTGTAG
- the LOC122323930 gene encoding 40S ribosomal protein S27: protein MPLAKDLLHPTPEEERRRHKKKRLVQSPNSYFMDVKCPGCYKITTVFSHAQTVVLCVGCSTVLCQPTGGKARLTEGCSFRRKQH, encoded by the exons ATGCCA CTCGCAAAAGACTTGCTGCACCCGACCCccgaggaggagaggaggaggcaCAAGAAGAAGCGTCTCGTACAGAGTCCCAATTCTTATTTCATGGATGTCAAGTGTCCAG GATGTTATAAGATCACAACGGTGTTCAGCCACGCACAGACAGTCGTGCTTTGTGTCGGTTGCTCAACCGTCCTGTGTCAGCCCACCGGAGGCAAAGCTCGACTCACAGaag GGTGTTCCTTCAGAAGGAAgcagcattaa